One Scytonema millei VB511283 DNA window includes the following coding sequences:
- a CDS encoding response regulator, whose protein sequence is MMSKKILVIDDEDDILKLVQTCLEIMGGWQVITAHSGREGFHLAQDNQPDAILLDIMMPDEDGLSTLKKLQSNTRTSKIPVILLTARGRFIEQKFDHLGVRGVLNKPFNPLKLAEQVEAALA, encoded by the coding sequence GTGATGAGCAAAAAAATTTTAGTCATTGATGACGAAGATGATATTCTAAAATTGGTTCAAACCTGCTTGGAAATTATGGGAGGATGGCAGGTAATAACTGCTCATTCTGGTCGGGAAGGCTTTCATTTAGCCCAAGATAACCAGCCAGACGCAATTCTTTTAGATATTATGATGCCCGATGAAGATGGTTTATCTACTTTAAAAAAACTCCAATCTAATACAAGAACTAGCAAGATTCCAGTAATTTTACTCACGGCCAGAGGACGTTTTATCGAACAGAAATTTGACCATTTAGGTGTGAGAGGTGTACTTAATAAACCATTTAATCCTTTAAAGCTTGCCGAACAAGTGGAGGCAGCCTTAGCTTAA
- a CDS encoding hybrid sensor histidine kinase/response regulator: MLGSIRHFKGYGVAVIAVAVAFLLTQLIWWLIQPHLYPLFLAAVMVSSWYGSMGPGLFAIALSSVLCAYFFVPPFYSLAVERDGIDGLLQFVLVALLISYLNTRLRSTQEIAERNAREAQQNYEFLRQSQESLRRSEERYRILVEGVTEYAIFMLDPNGIFASWNVGSERMLGYSEAEIIGQPFARIFTSEAIRQGLPAQVLQMAIAEGFSRENRWHIRKDGTYIWTHCIITVLRDESGNLRGFAKIMQDITGRKLAEEEREELLLREQAARAQAEAANRAKDDFLAVVSHELRTPMTAIVGWAGMLQTGMLDEGRATLAMETIERNATLQMQLIEDLLDISRIVRGDIPLNFDRVDLARVITAAIEVVEPTANEKAIALEFMRESGVGNRESGDSDRSSIIWGDAERLQQVVWNLLSNAIKFTPEGGRVEVRLEKVKSQKLKVKSLTEDQLPSRSVAPASTTNYQLPTTNFAQIQVTDTGIGISPEFLPYVFDRFRQADSTSVRSNKGLGLGLAIARHLIELHGGTIRVDSPGRGQGTTFTIELPISERVSGAGEAEEKLTPHSSLLTPHPSLHGLRVLVVDDEADARQWIAIVLEESGAEVIAVGSVEEALEAIERQRPDVLISDIGMPGEDGYALIRKIRELEPQLGGTIPAVALTGYAREEDYTKALAEGFQLHVAKPIRAAELVAVVTSLAKMAGKL; encoded by the coding sequence ATGCTCGGTTCGATACGTCACTTTAAGGGCTACGGCGTTGCTGTTATCGCCGTTGCTGTTGCTTTTCTCTTAACACAACTGATCTGGTGGCTGATCCAGCCTCATCTCTATCCACTATTCCTAGCTGCGGTGATGGTGAGTTCCTGGTATGGCAGTATGGGACCTGGATTATTTGCCATTGCATTGTCCTCTGTATTGTGTGCCTACTTCTTTGTTCCCCCATTTTATTCGCTGGCAGTCGAGCGAGATGGGATCGATGGGTTACTCCAGTTTGTGCTAGTAGCACTACTGATTAGCTACCTCAACACAAGATTGCGCTCTACCCAAGAAATAGCCGAACGCAATGCGCGGGAAGCCCAACAAAATTATGAGTTTTTACGTCAAAGCCAAGAAAGCCTGCGCCGCAGCGAAGAACGCTATCGCATATTAGTAGAAGGAGTCACAGAATACGCCATTTTCATGCTAGACCCAAACGGGATCTTTGCTAGTTGGAATGTTGGTTCGGAGCGGATGCTAGGCTACTCAGAGGCAGAAATCATCGGTCAACCTTTTGCGCGGATTTTTACATCAGAAGCAATACGGCAAGGCTTACCCGCCCAAGTGCTACAAATGGCGATCGCCGAAGGTTTTTCGAGAGAGAATCGCTGGCATATTCGTAAGGATGGTACGTACATTTGGACTCACTGCATCATCACTGTCTTGCGAGATGAGAGTGGAAATCTGCGGGGTTTTGCCAAAATTATGCAAGACATTACAGGGCGCAAGTTAGCTGAAGAAGAACGGGAGGAATTGCTACTACGCGAACAAGCTGCCCGCGCCCAAGCCGAAGCAGCCAACCGCGCCAAGGATGATTTCTTAGCTGTAGTGTCCCACGAATTACGTACTCCGATGACGGCGATCGTCGGTTGGGCTGGAATGTTGCAAACGGGTATGTTAGATGAAGGTCGAGCGACTCTAGCAATGGAGACAATCGAGCGCAATGCCACCTTGCAGATGCAACTCATTGAAGACCTGCTCGATATTTCCCGCATTGTCAGGGGAGATATTCCGCTCAATTTCGATCGAGTCGATCTCGCCAGAGTCATCACCGCAGCAATTGAAGTCGTAGAGCCAACTGCTAATGAGAAAGCGATCGCTTTGGAATTTATGCGGGAGTCGGGAGTCGGGAATCGGGAGTCGGGAGATAGCGATCGCTCATCCATTATCTGGGGTGACGCAGAACGCTTGCAACAAGTGGTGTGGAATTTACTTTCCAATGCAATCAAATTTACTCCTGAAGGGGGAAGAGTTGAGGTGCGGCTGGAAAAAGTCAAAAGTCAAAAGTTAAAAGTCAAAAGTTTAACTGAAGACCAACTACCTTCACGCAGTGTAGCGCCAGCGTCTACTACCAATTACCAACTACCAACTACCAACTTTGCCCAAATCCAAGTTACCGATACGGGCATAGGTATCAGTCCTGAATTTCTCCCCTACGTTTTCGATCGCTTTCGTCAGGCAGATAGCACGAGCGTTAGATCGAATAAAGGCTTGGGCTTGGGTTTGGCGATCGCCCGCCACTTAATCGAACTACACGGTGGCACAATTCGCGTCGATAGTCCAGGCAGAGGACAAGGTACTACATTTACAATCGAACTCCCCATTTCAGAAAGAGTATCTGGAGCAGGGGAAGCAGAAGAAAAACTTACCCCTCACTCCTCACTTCTCACTCCTCACCCCTCTCTTCATGGCTTGCGAGTATTAGTTGTGGATGACGAAGCTGACGCGCGGCAGTGGATTGCGATCGTACTGGAAGAGTCAGGCGCAGAAGTTATTGCCGTTGGTTCGGTGGAGGAGGCACTTGAGGCAATAGAACGACAAAGACCGGATGTACTCATCAGCGACATTGGAATGCCAGGGGAGGATGGCTATGCGCTGATCCGTAAAATCAGAGAACTGGAACCCCAACTGGGCGGAACTATTCCCGCCGTAGCACTCACAGGATATGCCAGAGAAGAAGATTACACCAAAGCCCTAGCAGAAGGGTTTCAGCTCCACGTCGCTAAACCAATCAGAGCAGCTGAATTAGTAGCTGTGGTGACGAGTTTAGCTAAAATGGCTGGAAAACTTTAA
- a CDS encoding serine hydrolase domain-containing protein, translating into MLPHRRNKAIAKRKFASKLISWVAIVILLLSLSGLPSWARNTPADVQVIDRQPQQPITEPEQTVPAAPSAPGLNDPQEFEAFVDNFFQEELSKTHVPGGVISVVKDGKLFFAKGYGYANLEKKIPVEADKTLFRVASLSKLFTATAAMQLYERGQLDIHADVNKYLTDFQIKNPFSEPVTAARMMLHTDGTTKRRIGLAARTAQEMEPLGDYLADHMPPVVWQPGELYSYSSHSIALLGYLVEKISGTPFAQYIDKNIFQPLQMRRSTFLQPPPPPLANDLAVGYQYQSGKFKPVPYLYLNIAPGASMQATATDMAQFMLAHLLQGRYENSRILEEDTVRLMHEQHFTHHPLLPGTGYSFRERLENNIRTIGHLGSLRGYSSSLTLMSDRNIGIFIATNSFSGIHGKLLTQFFDRYFPAPQQQTVKKPLALSAEQLERFTGTYRDLEYPRHTFAKLTAPFAHINIKQGDNGTLLVSTPGLFFVGDAPKIQLAPIEPLLFRRVNDDAFTAFEPDESGWIKYAFNPLWAKIGAYEHVPWYETSWVQLGILGFCTVVFLSAILVYPVAPLFRRLRGKRFQVKRQLRWAWILAGLIGTLNLAFLIGFPLSIWLYGFWRLVYGVPPVAIAFLCIPLLTTVLTLGLFIFTALAWQNNYWSSLRRSHYSLITLAALVFIPFLTYWNLLGFQF; encoded by the coding sequence ATGTTGCCACACAGAAGAAACAAGGCGATCGCCAAACGCAAGTTTGCCTCTAAGTTAATTTCTTGGGTAGCGATCGTTATCCTATTGCTATCGCTATCAGGACTACCGAGTTGGGCGCGAAACACTCCAGCTGACGTACAAGTTATCGATCGCCAACCCCAACAGCCTATTACTGAACCAGAGCAAACTGTACCTGCGGCTCCGAGTGCGCCTGGATTAAACGATCCGCAAGAGTTTGAAGCATTTGTAGACAATTTCTTTCAAGAGGAGTTGTCAAAAACTCATGTCCCAGGCGGCGTTATTTCTGTAGTGAAAGATGGCAAGCTCTTTTTTGCTAAAGGTTATGGTTATGCCAACTTAGAAAAGAAAATCCCAGTTGAAGCAGATAAAACTCTGTTTCGCGTTGCCTCGCTTTCCAAACTGTTTACAGCTACAGCAGCAATGCAGTTGTACGAGCGGGGACAGCTGGATATACATGCTGATGTCAACAAGTACCTGACGGACTTTCAAATCAAAAATCCTTTTTCTGAGCCAGTCACGGCTGCCAGAATGATGCTGCATACAGATGGTACGACAAAACGACGGATTGGACTTGCCGCTCGTACTGCCCAGGAAATGGAGCCACTAGGAGACTATCTAGCCGACCACATGCCACCTGTTGTCTGGCAACCTGGTGAGTTATACAGTTATTCCAGCCACAGCATTGCTTTGTTGGGATATCTCGTGGAGAAAATTTCTGGTACTCCCTTCGCTCAATATATTGATAAAAACATTTTTCAACCGCTCCAGATGCGGCGAAGTACCTTTCTTCAGCCGCCACCACCCCCTTTAGCTAACGATTTGGCAGTAGGTTATCAGTACCAAAGCGGCAAGTTTAAACCCGTCCCCTATCTGTATCTCAACATTGCTCCAGGTGCGTCAATGCAAGCTACTGCAACAGATATGGCTCAATTTATGCTGGCTCACCTATTGCAAGGTCGCTATGAAAACTCCCGCATTTTAGAGGAAGATACAGTGAGGCTAATGCACGAGCAGCACTTCACCCACCACCCCCTATTACCTGGTACTGGCTACAGTTTTCGCGAACGGTTGGAAAATAATATCCGTACAATCGGACACTTAGGTAGTTTGCGGGGGTATTCTAGCTCTCTCACCCTCATGAGCGATCGCAACATCGGTATTTTCATTGCTACCAATAGCTTTAGTGGGATACATGGCAAGCTATTGACTCAGTTTTTCGATCGCTATTTTCCCGCTCCCCAGCAACAAACAGTCAAGAAACCTCTGGCTTTAAGTGCAGAGCAGCTCGAACGATTCACCGGAACTTACCGAGATCTAGAATATCCTCGCCATACCTTCGCTAAGCTCACCGCTCCGTTTGCACATATTAATATCAAGCAAGGCGACAACGGTACTCTACTCGTTAGCACTCCTGGTTTGTTCTTCGTTGGCGATGCTCCAAAGATCCAGTTAGCTCCCATCGAACCATTGCTATTCCGGCGAGTTAATGATGATGCTTTCACAGCCTTTGAGCCGGATGAAAGCGGTTGGATTAAATATGCGTTTAATCCCCTGTGGGCTAAAATTGGAGCCTACGAGCATGTACCTTGGTATGAAACAAGTTGGGTGCAGCTAGGGATCTTAGGATTTTGTACAGTCGTATTTCTATCAGCTATCTTGGTTTATCCGGTTGCGCCTTTATTTCGGCGGTTGCGTGGTAAGCGGTTTCAAGTAAAGCGGCAGTTGCGTTGGGCTTGGATACTAGCAGGTTTAATCGGTACTTTAAACTTAGCTTTCCTGATTGGCTTTCCTCTATCGATCTGGCTGTATGGCTTTTGGCGACTAGTATACGGCGTGCCTCCTGTGGCGATCGCATTTCTTTGCATTCCCTTACTTACCACTGTTTTGACACTAGGATTGTTTATCTTTACCGCTTTGGCTTGGCAGAATAATTACTGGTCTTCCTTGAGGCGATCGCACTATTCCTTAATTACTCTAGCTGCTTTAGTGTTTATTCCCTTTCTGACCTACTGGAATTTATTAGGATTTCAGTTTTAA
- a CDS encoding alcohol dehydrogenase catalytic domain-containing protein: MVVIPSTIACGYCSYCCSGYHSQCDNSNPNGSSAGTAFFGGPAETGFFNGLQAEYARIPFANACLLLMRIIAIFDCVRDTGRAHGCAPLRTCILPN; this comes from the coding sequence ATGGTTGTCATTCCTTCAACAATTGCTTGCGGCTACTGTTCTTATTGTTGTTCGGGGTATCATTCTCAATGCGATAATTCTAATCCCAACGGTAGTAGTGCAGGGACGGCTTTTTTCGGTGGTCCTGCCGAGACTGGTTTCTTTAACGGCTTGCAAGCAGAATACGCTCGGATTCCCTTTGCTAATGCGTGTCTGTTATTGATGCGTATAATAGCAATTTTCGATTGTGTGCGTGATACGGGTAGGGCGCACGGCTGTGCGCCCCTACGGACGTGTATTTTACCCAATTGA
- a CDS encoding fasciclin domain-containing protein: MKSLFRRSALSTALLAFGISIGVVSPNTISQSAFAQDSTTPASPSPAQGTTTNFSDVGADYWAQPFIQALAAKNIITGFPNGTFRPEQPVQRAEFAAMIQKAFNQKSVRQLTEPGFKDVPPDYWAAAAIESAYETGFMGGVPGGVFQPAEDITKLQAIVALANGLNLTSDRSLQNIISTSYLDAEAVPAYATGEVAAATQANLVVNYPNVRQLNPQQPLTRAEAAAHLYQALVRLGQVQPLASNVAATQYIVGRNSNVSQTTPNTQTPQTSSATAANNLVAVATSNESFSTLTSLLKATGLAESLQKRGPFTVFAPTNEAFAALPQGTLKKLQQPENSEVLMQILMYHLVPEQQTAKELSAGELKTLAERPVNIQIDPAGNQISVNDARVIQPNIQASNGVIHAVNEVLLPPNLDLSQLQ; encoded by the coding sequence ATGAAGAGTTTATTTCGTCGATCTGCTTTAAGCACCGCCTTGCTAGCTTTTGGGATATCAATTGGTGTTGTAAGTCCAAACACAATTTCGCAATCTGCTTTCGCACAAGATTCTACAACTCCTGCTTCTCCATCTCCCGCTCAAGGTACAACGACTAACTTTTCTGATGTTGGGGCTGACTATTGGGCGCAACCATTTATTCAAGCCCTAGCTGCTAAAAACATCATTACTGGCTTTCCCAACGGGACTTTCAGACCAGAACAGCCCGTACAGCGAGCTGAATTTGCTGCGATGATTCAAAAAGCTTTCAACCAAAAGTCAGTACGTCAGTTAACTGAACCTGGATTTAAAGATGTCCCACCCGACTACTGGGCGGCGGCGGCGATTGAGTCAGCATACGAAACGGGGTTTATGGGAGGCGTACCTGGAGGAGTTTTTCAGCCAGCGGAGGATATTACTAAGTTACAGGCGATCGTTGCTTTAGCAAATGGCTTAAATTTGACGAGCGATCGCTCTCTCCAGAATATTATCAGTACTTCTTATTTAGATGCTGAAGCAGTTCCAGCTTATGCTACAGGTGAAGTTGCAGCCGCAACCCAAGCTAACCTGGTCGTTAATTACCCCAATGTCAGACAACTCAATCCACAACAACCGCTGACGAGAGCAGAAGCCGCAGCTCACTTGTACCAAGCTTTAGTACGACTAGGGCAGGTACAACCGCTAGCTAGTAATGTAGCAGCAACTCAGTATATTGTGGGTCGCAATAGTAATGTGAGTCAAACCACCCCAAATACTCAAACTCCTCAAACTTCTAGTGCGACAGCTGCAAATAACTTGGTTGCAGTAGCAACCTCAAACGAATCTTTTTCCACGCTGACTTCTTTATTAAAAGCTACGGGGCTAGCAGAAAGCTTGCAAAAACGAGGACCTTTTACAGTTTTTGCTCCTACCAACGAGGCATTTGCAGCTCTACCCCAAGGAACTTTGAAAAAGTTGCAACAGCCAGAAAATAGTGAAGTTCTGATGCAAATTTTGATGTATCACTTGGTTCCTGAGCAACAAACCGCCAAAGAACTCTCGGCGGGAGAATTGAAAACGCTGGCAGAAAGACCTGTAAACATTCAAATCGATCCGGCTGGAAATCAAATTTCCGTCAACGATGCCAGAGTAATTCAACCAAACATTCAAGCTAGCAATGGAGTCATCCATGCAGTGAACGAAGTTCTCCTACCACCCAATTTAGATCTGAGTCAGTTGCAATAG
- a CDS encoding response regulator — MFGAAKKVFSGVRESTVVTNNFIRGRRSPMKILVVEDDNSIAQAVAATLAQQQHCLVDIATDGQEGWELATAFSYDLILLDVMLPKLDGTSLCRQLRQKGDRIPILMLTAKDSSSDKVVGLDAGADDYVVKPFDFPELIARVRALLRRGSTALPPVLEWGDLRLDPSSCEATYGQQVLPLTPKEYTLLELFLRNPRRTFSRSAIVDRLWNLEDPPQENTIKSYIKSLRHKLKTAGAPTDFIETVYGLGYRLKPLDSETSHPEPTASDLDEMQQEVLSVVVKFREVFTAGIGDRLAVLEQAVEALCRGTLSPELQKQAVREAHKLAGALGSFGFTQASHLAQEIESLLEAKNGVSETAPLEHRSTSCLRLCQLLEELEKQIQETPDKTDLGKLFLN, encoded by the coding sequence ATGTTTGGTGCAGCTAAAAAAGTCTTTAGTGGAGTTAGAGAGTCTACTGTTGTCACAAATAATTTCATCAGAGGTAGGCGATCGCCGATGAAAATTCTCGTGGTTGAGGACGATAATTCCATAGCTCAAGCTGTTGCGGCAACGCTGGCACAACAGCAGCATTGTCTTGTTGATATTGCCACTGACGGTCAAGAGGGCTGGGAATTAGCCACAGCATTCAGCTACGATTTAATTTTGCTCGATGTCATGTTGCCTAAACTAGATGGTACGAGTTTATGTCGGCAACTAAGGCAAAAAGGCGATCGCATACCAATTCTGATGCTGACGGCGAAAGATAGCAGCTCTGATAAAGTTGTGGGATTAGATGCTGGTGCGGATGATTATGTCGTCAAACCGTTTGATTTTCCCGAATTAATCGCTCGCGTCCGCGCTTTATTGCGTCGAGGTAGTACCGCTTTACCACCAGTATTAGAATGGGGCGATCTGCGGCTCGATCCGAGTAGCTGCGAGGCGACATACGGGCAGCAAGTTTTGCCGTTAACTCCAAAGGAGTATACACTGTTAGAGCTGTTTCTCCGCAACCCGCGACGGACATTTAGCCGCAGCGCGATCGTCGATCGCCTGTGGAATTTAGAAGACCCGCCGCAGGAGAACACAATCAAGTCTTACATCAAAAGCTTGCGTCACAAACTCAAAACTGCTGGTGCGCCCACGGATTTTATTGAAACAGTTTACGGTTTGGGCTATCGTCTCAAACCTCTAGATTCAGAAACTTCTCATCCAGAACCAACTGCGTCGGATTTGGATGAGATGCAGCAAGAAGTTTTATCAGTAGTCGTCAAATTTAGGGAAGTTTTTACAGCAGGAATCGGCGATCGCCTCGCGGTGTTAGAGCAAGCGGTAGAAGCTTTATGTCGCGGTACGCTTTCGCCTGAGTTGCAAAAACAAGCTGTGCGAGAAGCTCACAAACTAGCAGGTGCTTTAGGCAGTTTTGGTTTTACTCAAGCCTCGCACTTGGCTCAAGAGATCGAGTCTTTGTTAGAAGCCAAAAATGGCGTTAGCGAAACGGCTCCTCTGGAGCATCGCTCTACTAGTTGTCTGCGTTTGTGTCAGCTTTTAGAAGAGTTGGAGAAGCAAATACAGGAAACTCCCGACAAAACAGATTTAGGGAAATTGTTTCTCAATTAA
- a CDS encoding DUF3267 domain-containing protein has product MFSDNRPIHVFCLTPSLAMRWSSLSIILFVITAAAISSFYQVIHGYKRSWIFDAAVYSQQAWQIMLFLVYFVAIPVGTFLIHELIHGLAFIAFGGKPRSGIGIEHFLPYGYTTAPRRRFSRNAFLVISLAPLFAIDAIAILLLAVLPQAPWLGWVAILNTAGASGDLWIATLLLRCPRSVTVEDRKTGVAIYAPADVDARSLPFRQRGMTKSTFQKWLDLTVLVIGLIIFVSFLLPILFDLLNVPSFTVGTDSLQLLNWENSPKGFWISFNPWLWIAIATVLSLLGVLFKSVSDRSES; this is encoded by the coding sequence ATGTTTTCCGACAATCGCCCAATTCATGTTTTTTGCCTCACTCCCTCACTAGCCATGCGTTGGAGTAGCTTGAGTATTATTTTGTTTGTCATCACAGCAGCAGCTATTAGTAGTTTTTACCAAGTGATTCACGGATATAAGCGATCGTGGATTTTCGATGCCGCAGTCTATTCTCAACAAGCATGGCAAATTATGTTGTTTTTAGTTTATTTTGTCGCAATTCCTGTCGGTACATTTCTGATCCACGAACTTATACACGGTTTGGCTTTCATTGCCTTTGGTGGTAAACCGCGATCTGGAATAGGAATCGAACATTTTCTTCCCTACGGTTACACGACTGCACCGAGAAGGCGTTTTTCTCGCAATGCTTTTTTAGTCATTTCGCTGGCTCCTTTATTTGCGATCGACGCGATCGCTATACTGTTACTAGCTGTTTTACCTCAAGCGCCTTGGTTAGGCTGGGTAGCCATTCTCAATACTGCTGGCGCAAGTGGCGATCTTTGGATTGCAACGCTACTGCTGCGCTGTCCGCGATCGGTTACAGTGGAAGACCGTAAGACAGGAGTAGCTATTTACGCGCCTGCTGATGTCGATGCTCGTTCCCTGCCTTTTCGACAACGCGGCATGACTAAATCTACATTCCAAAAATGGCTAGATTTGACCGTTTTAGTAATTGGATTGATAATTTTCGTCAGTTTTCTCCTACCTATATTATTCGATCTTTTAAACGTGCCTTCATTTACAGTTGGCACTGATTCTTTACAGCTTTTAAATTGGGAAAATAGTCCCAAAGGATTTTGGATCTCGTTTAACCCGTGGCTCTGGATAGCGATCGCTACCGTACTTAGTCTATTAGGAGTGTTGTTTAAGTCGGTGAGCGATCGCTCAGAATCGTAA
- a CDS encoding HhoA/HhoB/HtrA family serine endopeptidase, with product MKSQKWRGETIKRIFKQPVLYLGILVIGSSAGCESFGNREVQVQPSPTQPAANLQNNPNFVTEVVRDVGAAVVRINATRTVEVPTAFSNPLIERFFGENPFPPEQKVQRGIGSGFIISQDGRILTNAHVVEGADKVSVVLRDGRSFAGKVVGADPVTDVAVVDIEGTNLPTVELANSDNIAVGQWAIAIGNPLGLDNTVTQGIISATGRSGSDIGVNDKRLDFIQTDTAINPGNSGGPLLNAQGEVVGVNTAIIGGAQGLGFAIPINTAQRIAEQLITTGRVEHPYIGVRLIELTPEIQQEINQSNLGFKVAQERGVLIVQVAPNSPAARAGLRPGDIITQINSTEIQNADSVQDAVEATNLGKTLQVTVNRNGSTQQLTLKPEQLPSPSR from the coding sequence ATGAAATCACAAAAATGGCGTGGGGAGACAATTAAGCGAATTTTCAAACAACCAGTCTTATATCTAGGCATACTTGTAATTGGCAGTTCTGCAGGATGCGAATCTTTTGGAAATAGAGAAGTTCAAGTCCAACCTTCACCGACCCAACCAGCAGCAAATTTACAAAATAATCCTAACTTTGTCACTGAAGTTGTCCGAGATGTAGGAGCGGCAGTTGTACGGATTAATGCTACCCGTACAGTTGAAGTTCCCACAGCTTTTAGCAATCCTCTGATTGAGCGATTTTTTGGGGAAAATCCATTTCCTCCCGAACAGAAAGTTCAACGCGGTATCGGTTCGGGATTTATTATCAGCCAAGATGGTCGCATCCTGACTAATGCCCATGTGGTAGAAGGAGCTGATAAAGTATCAGTCGTGTTAAGAGATGGTCGGAGTTTTGCTGGAAAAGTTGTGGGTGCAGATCCAGTTACAGATGTAGCAGTAGTTGATATTGAGGGGACAAATTTACCTACAGTTGAGCTGGCTAATTCCGATAATATTGCTGTCGGACAATGGGCGATCGCCATTGGTAATCCTTTAGGTTTAGACAATACCGTAACTCAAGGAATTATTAGCGCTACAGGACGCAGTGGTTCTGATATTGGTGTCAACGACAAACGGCTTGATTTTATTCAAACTGATACAGCAATCAATCCAGGTAATTCTGGTGGACCCTTACTTAATGCTCAAGGCGAAGTTGTTGGCGTGAATACTGCAATCATTGGCGGAGCGCAAGGTTTAGGCTTTGCGATTCCAATTAATACAGCTCAAAGAATTGCCGAGCAGTTAATTACAACTGGTCGAGTCGAACATCCATATATCGGCGTGCGACTGATTGAACTAACACCAGAAATTCAACAGGAAATTAATCAAAGTAACCTTGGTTTTAAAGTCGCGCAAGAACGGGGAGTTTTAATCGTACAAGTTGCTCCTAACTCTCCAGCAGCGCGTGCTGGTTTGCGTCCTGGTGACATTATTACTCAAATTAACTCAACCGAAATTCAAAATGCTGACTCTGTACAAGACGCAGTAGAAGCAACGAATTTAGGCAAGACATTACAGGTTACAGTCAATCGTAATGGCTCGACTCAACAGCTAACGTTGAAACCAGAACAGTTACCATCTCCCTCCAGATAG
- a CDS encoding AI-2E family transporter, with protein MFVWVGISESQPLKKAISGGSIVRLGQWLGLLALAISLYILWQIQQVVLLLFAAVVLATVLNRVVRRMQQYRIKRGFAIAITIAVLLAVIVGFFAFIVPRIVDQLQQLVGVLPQTSERIAAWLNWLQSTIPGAIFEQLRVLENIPQQLQIWITRLLGNFFVILNNSLTVVLSLLLFLVLTIMLLANPSQYRRVFILAFPNFYRRRIDEILSETEESLVGWIEGTLIAMVVIGIVSLIGLSILGVPLPLVNAALAGLLEFIPNVGPTLSVVPPALLALLDAPWKAGAVILLYIVIQQFESLVLVPLIMKQEVNLMPVFTILSVVVFASLFGFLGLFLAIPLLIALQIWLKEVLVKDVMNKWQGRQNN; from the coding sequence ATGTTCGTCTGGGTTGGAATCAGTGAGAGCCAACCGCTCAAAAAAGCAATCTCTGGAGGTAGTATTGTGCGCTTAGGTCAATGGCTCGGCTTACTTGCCTTGGCGATCTCTCTTTATATTCTTTGGCAAATTCAGCAGGTCGTTTTACTGTTATTTGCAGCTGTAGTCTTAGCAACAGTTTTAAATCGAGTTGTGCGAAGAATGCAGCAATACCGCATTAAACGTGGATTTGCTATTGCAATTACAATTGCGGTTTTACTAGCAGTCATTGTTGGCTTTTTTGCGTTCATCGTGCCGCGCATTGTCGATCAGTTACAACAATTAGTTGGTGTATTGCCCCAAACATCAGAAAGAATAGCGGCTTGGTTGAATTGGTTGCAATCTACGATCCCAGGAGCAATATTTGAACAGCTCCGCGTATTGGAGAATATTCCACAACAGCTTCAAATATGGATAACACGATTATTAGGTAACTTCTTTGTCATCCTCAATAACTCGCTTACCGTTGTTCTTAGCTTGCTGCTATTCTTAGTTCTGACCATCATGCTATTGGCGAACCCCTCCCAGTACAGACGGGTTTTTATCTTAGCTTTTCCTAACTTTTATCGACGACGAATTGACGAAATTTTGTCAGAAACCGAGGAATCCTTAGTTGGTTGGATCGAAGGCACTCTTATAGCAATGGTTGTTATTGGTATAGTCTCTTTGATTGGGCTGTCAATTTTGGGAGTACCACTACCTTTAGTCAATGCTGCTTTAGCCGGATTGTTAGAATTCATTCCTAATGTGGGACCAACTTTGAGCGTCGTTCCTCCAGCACTGCTTGCCCTGCTTGATGCTCCCTGGAAGGCAGGAGCAGTTATATTACTTTATATTGTAATTCAGCAGTTTGAAAGCCTGGTTTTAGTTCCCTTAATTATGAAACAAGAGGTGAATCTAATGCCTGTGTTTACCATATTATCAGTGGTAGTTTTTGCCAGCTTATTCGGCTTTTTAGGTTTGTTTCTCGCTATCCCGCTGTTGATAGCGTTACAGATTTGGCTCAAAGAAGTCTTGGTTAAAGATGTGATGAATAAATGGCAAGGACGACAAAATAATTAG